Genomic DNA from Amycolatopsis alba DSM 44262:
TGTCGGTCTGGCAGTGCCGAGCTAATCTGGTGGCATGAAGCAGGAAGCCAAGACAGCGACGGGCGCACCGACGACGCTGTGGGACCGGACACGGCAGCTGGCCTCCCAAGAGATCCTCGAGACGGCTCTGCGCCTATTCGCCGAGCAGGGCTACGACGAGACAACCATCGCCCAGATCGCCCGAGAGGCCGGCGTCTCCCAGCGCACCCTCTTCCGCTACTTCGGCACCAAGGAGGACCTTCTCGGCGGCGACCAGACCCGGTTCGGGCAAGTCCTGACGGACACGATCAGCGAACAGCCCGCCGAAGCCGGTGTCTGGGAGGCCCTGCGCGCAGGGGTTGCCGCCGTACTGGCCTTGCATGACAGCCGCGAACAGGCCCTGGAGAGGTTCCGTCTCGTGCATAACACCGCCTCGCTGCGTGCCGGTTTGCTCGAAAAGCGACTACGGTTCCAAGAGGACCTGCTGCCACTCATCGAGTCGCGTATGGACGCTGCTGCCGGCAGGACGGATCCGAGGGTCCGCGCGGTGATCGCGACGGCGTTCGCATGCCTGGATGCCGCATCAATGACGTGGGTCGCCAACGACGGCAAGGGCGACATCATGGACCTGTACGACGAGTGCATGGCTGCGGTGCGCGGCTGACCCGCAGCGGCCGACCAGCCCGGAAGCCGCAGACGGAAATGGGGCACATCCGCTGCCACGGACCAGGTCCACATCCGGATCTCCCGGCTGGCCACCGATGGGCCACGCCGGCGTCATGCGCAAGGACACCGGTGGCACGTCTGCTCCGCTACCCGGACTCCGCAAGACGAGTACTCAAGTCAACCCCCGAAGGACTTCCGAAGCCGACACTAAGCACCCGCATTGCGGATCAGCCGCTGGAGCACCTTCACTGTCGTCACGTAGTCCGCATCGTCGATACCCTCGTGCAGGGCGGCACGAATCGCAGGGGCGTTGCGTGCGAGGTCGACGCGAGCCTGCTCCCCCTCCTCGGTGAGCCACAGCCGGTTCCCGGTGCCACGGGTCAGCCAGCCACGCTCCACGAGCACTTCAGCCTCCGCCGCCAGA
This window encodes:
- a CDS encoding TetR/AcrR family transcriptional regulator, producing the protein MKQEAKTATGAPTTLWDRTRQLASQEILETALRLFAEQGYDETTIAQIAREAGVSQRTLFRYFGTKEDLLGGDQTRFGQVLTDTISEQPAEAGVWEALRAGVAAVLALHDSREQALERFRLVHNTASLRAGLLEKRLRFQEDLLPLIESRMDAAAGRTDPRVRAVIATAFACLDAASMTWVANDGKGDIMDLYDECMAAVRG